Proteins found in one Streptomyces sp. NBC_00461 genomic segment:
- a CDS encoding DivIVA domain-containing protein, which translates to MPLTPEDVRNKQFTTVRLREGYDEDEVDAFLDEVEAELTRLLRENEDLRAKLAAATRAAAQNQQNMRKPPEGPGGPGPQDQQQGMPQQGGMPQQGGMPQQGMPQQGMRGPGGPVPAGISGPPQQQMGGPMGGPPQLPSGAPQLPAGPGGGQGGPQGPGPMGQGPMGQGPMGQGPMGGQPPMQQQMGGPMGGPMGGPMGGPMGGPGQGPGGDSAARVLSLAQQTADQAIAEARSEANKIVGEARSRAEGLERDARAKADALERDAQEKHRVAMGSLESARATLERKVEDLRGFEREYRTRLKSYLESQLRQLETQADDSLAPPRTPAAASLPPSPAPSMAPAGASAPSYGGNPTMGGAPAPAAPSYGGQQQMSPAMTQPMAPVRPQGPSPMGQAPSPMRGFLIDEDDN; encoded by the coding sequence ATGCCGTTGACCCCCGAGGACGTGCGGAACAAGCAGTTCACGACCGTCCGCCTCCGAGAAGGCTATGACGAGGACGAGGTCGATGCCTTCCTCGATGAGGTCGAAGCCGAACTGACCCGCCTGCTCCGGGAGAACGAGGACCTGCGCGCCAAACTGGCCGCGGCGACGCGTGCTGCTGCCCAGAACCAGCAGAACATGCGCAAGCCCCCGGAGGGTCCCGGCGGCCCCGGTCCGCAGGACCAGCAGCAAGGTATGCCCCAGCAGGGCGGTATGCCCCAGCAGGGTGGGATGCCCCAGCAGGGAATGCCGCAGCAGGGTATGCGTGGGCCGGGCGGACCCGTACCCGCCGGCATATCGGGCCCGCCGCAGCAGCAGATGGGTGGCCCCATGGGTGGCCCGCCCCAGCTGCCGAGCGGTGCCCCGCAGCTGCCCGCCGGTCCCGGCGGTGGTCAGGGTGGTCCCCAGGGTCCCGGTCCGATGGGCCAGGGTCCGATGGGTCAAGGCCCCATGGGTCAGGGCCCGATGGGTGGCCAGCCCCCCATGCAGCAGCAGATGGGTGGCCCTATGGGCGGCCCCATGGGAGGTCCCATGGGCGGTCCGATGGGCGGCCCCGGTCAGGGCCCTGGTGGCGACAGCGCCGCCCGTGTCCTCTCGCTGGCCCAGCAGACCGCCGACCAGGCGATCGCCGAGGCCCGTTCCGAAGCCAACAAGATCGTCGGCGAGGCCCGCAGCCGCGCCGAGGGCCTCGAGCGTGACGCCCGTGCCAAGGCCGACGCGCTGGAGCGGGACGCGCAGGAGAAGCACCGCGTCGCGATGGGCTCCCTGGAGTCCGCCCGCGCCACGCTGGAGCGCAAGGTCGAGGACCTGCGCGGCTTCGAGCGCGAGTACCGTACGCGCCTGAAGTCGTACCTGGAGTCCCAGCTGCGTCAGCTTGAGACTCAGGCCGACGACTCGCTGGCTCCGCCGCGCACTCCGGCCGCCGCGTCTCTGCCGCCGTCCCCGGCGCCCTCCATGGCACCGGCCGGCGCGAGCGCTCCGTCGTACGGCGGCAACCCGACCATGGGTGGCGCCCCGGCTCCCGCTGCTCCGTCCTACGGCGGCCAGCAGCAGATGTCCCCGGCGATGACCCAGCCGATGGCTCCGGTGCGGCCGCAGGGCCCGTCGCCGATGGGTCAGGCTCCCTCGCCGATGCGCGGGTTCCTTATCGATGAGGACGACAACTGA
- the pgeF gene encoding peptidoglycan editing factor PgeF: MIGQRSETSTVSGAHFAFTDRWGGVSAVPYEELNLGGAVGDDPDAVRTNRELAAKSLGLDAARVVWMNQVHGAEVAVVDGPWGDRPVPEVDAVVTTRRGLALAVLTADCTPVLLADPVAGVVAAAHAGRPGMVAGVVPAAVRAMTELGAEPGRIVARTGPAVCGRCYEVPEAMRADVAAVEPAAHSETSWGTPAVDVTAGVHAQLERLGVHDREQSPVCTLESDDHFSYRRDRTTGRLAGYVWLG; encoded by the coding sequence GTGATAGGACAGCGCTCCGAAACGAGCACTGTGAGCGGCGCGCACTTCGCCTTCACCGACCGGTGGGGCGGGGTGAGCGCCGTTCCGTACGAGGAGCTCAACCTCGGCGGAGCGGTCGGCGACGACCCCGACGCCGTACGGACCAATCGCGAGCTGGCCGCCAAGTCCCTTGGTCTGGACGCGGCTCGGGTGGTGTGGATGAACCAGGTGCACGGCGCGGAGGTGGCGGTGGTCGACGGGCCGTGGGGCGATCGTCCCGTACCCGAGGTCGACGCCGTCGTCACGACGCGGCGCGGTCTCGCGCTCGCCGTCCTCACCGCCGACTGCACGCCCGTCCTGCTCGCCGACCCTGTCGCCGGGGTCGTCGCCGCGGCCCACGCGGGGCGGCCCGGCATGGTCGCCGGGGTCGTCCCGGCCGCCGTACGGGCCATGACGGAACTCGGCGCCGAACCGGGCCGGATCGTCGCCCGCACCGGCCCCGCCGTCTGCGGCCGGTGCTACGAGGTGCCGGAGGCGATGCGCGCCGACGTGGCCGCCGTCGAGCCGGCCGCGCACTCCGAGACGAGCTGGGGCACGCCCGCGGTCGACGTGACCGCCGGAGTGCACGCGCAGCTCGAGCGGCTCGGGGTGCACGACCGGGAGCAGTCGCCGGTGTGCACGCTGGAGTCGGACGATCACTTCTCGTACCGCCGCGATCGCACCACGGGGCGACTCGCGGGATATGTCTGGTTGGGCTGA
- a CDS encoding YggT family protein: MSVVLDVIYIALMCFLIVLIFRLVMDYVFQFARSWQPGKAMVVVLEATYTVTDPPLKLLRRFIPPLRLGGVALDLSFFVLMIIVYILISIVSRL, from the coding sequence ATGAGCGTGGTTTTGGATGTCATCTACATCGCGCTGATGTGCTTCCTCATCGTGCTCATCTTCCGGTTGGTCATGGACTACGTCTTCCAGTTCGCCCGCTCGTGGCAACCCGGCAAGGCGATGGTGGTCGTTCTGGAGGCCACCTACACTGTCACTGATCCACCGCTCAAGCTTCTGCGGCGGTTCATTCCGCCGCTGCGTCTCGGGGGCGTGGCGCTCGATCTGTCCTTCTTCGTACTGATGATCATCGTCTACATCCTGATCTCGATCGTGAGCCGGCTGTGA
- the ileS gene encoding isoleucine--tRNA ligase: MTTPTYRQVPAQVDLPALEHAVLDFWREQKIFAKSLEQSEGRPEWVFYEGPPTANGMPGAHHIEARVFKDVFPRFRTMRGYHVARKAGWDCHGLPVELTVEKELGFSGKQDIEAYGIAAFNDKCRASVLRHTDAFEELTTRMGYWVDLNDAYVTMDPEYIESVWWSLKEIFGKGLLVQDHRVAPWCPRCGTGLSDHELAQGYETVVDPSVYVRFPLTSGPLAGEAALLVWTTTPWTLVSNTAVAAHPEVAYVVVTDGEEKLVVAEPLVGKALGEGWETTGQTFTGKEMERWTYQRPFELVEFPAEAHFVVNAEYVTTEDGTGLVHQSPAFGEDDLKVCRAYGLPVVNPVRPDGTFEEDVPLVGGVFFKKADERLTEDLQQRGLLFRHIPYEHSYPHCWRCHTALLYYAQPSWYIRTTAIKDRLLQENENTNWFPDTVKHGRYGDWLNNNIDWALSRNRYWGTPLPIWRCEDDHLTVVGSRAELTELTGTDQSELDPHRPYIDDVTFACPQCAKTATRVPEVIDAWYDSGSMPFAQWGYPYKNKELFEARYPAQFISEAIDQTRGWFYTLMAIGTLVFDKSSYENVVCLGHILAEDGRKMSKHLGNILQPIPLMDQHGADAVRWFMAAGGSPWAARRVGHGTIQEVVRKTLLTYWNTVAFQALYARTSNWAPSEADPAPADRPVLDRWLLSELHALTDQVTESLEAYDTQRAGKLLSAFVDDLSNWYVRRSRRRFWQGDKAALRTLHEVVETVTKLMAPLTPFITERVWQDLIVPVTPGAPESVHLAGWPQTDLASIDPELSKQMVLVRRLVELGRATRAESGVKTRQPLSRALVAATGFDTLDRALHAQITEELNVSSLASLSEVGGSLVDTTAKANFRALGKRFGKRVQDVAKAVANADAAALSLALREGTASVEVDGETITLAPDEVIITETPREGWSVASDSGATVALDLEITEELRQAGLARDAIRLIQEARKNSGLDVADRIALRWTSTDPAVIAALSEHAGLIADEVLATAFLNEHSAQGEADDTYGEPFTDEGLSLTFRLRKV; encoded by the coding sequence ATGACAACGCCGACGTACCGCCAGGTGCCCGCCCAGGTCGACCTGCCCGCCCTCGAGCACGCCGTGCTCGACTTCTGGCGCGAGCAGAAGATCTTCGCCAAGAGCCTGGAGCAGTCCGAGGGCCGCCCCGAGTGGGTGTTCTACGAGGGCCCGCCCACCGCCAACGGCATGCCGGGCGCCCACCACATCGAGGCCCGCGTCTTCAAGGACGTCTTCCCCCGCTTCCGCACCATGCGCGGCTACCACGTGGCCCGCAAGGCCGGCTGGGACTGCCACGGCCTCCCGGTGGAGCTGACGGTCGAGAAGGAACTCGGCTTCAGCGGCAAGCAGGACATCGAGGCGTACGGCATCGCCGCCTTCAACGACAAGTGCCGTGCGTCCGTGCTCCGCCACACCGACGCGTTCGAAGAGCTCACGACCCGCATGGGCTACTGGGTCGACCTGAACGACGCGTACGTCACGATGGACCCCGAGTACATCGAGTCGGTCTGGTGGTCGCTCAAGGAGATCTTCGGCAAGGGCCTGCTGGTCCAGGACCACCGCGTCGCCCCCTGGTGCCCGCGCTGCGGCACGGGCCTCTCCGACCACGAGCTGGCGCAGGGCTACGAGACGGTCGTCGATCCGTCCGTGTACGTCCGTTTCCCGCTCACCTCCGGTCCGCTCGCCGGCGAAGCCGCGCTCCTGGTGTGGACGACGACGCCCTGGACGCTCGTCTCCAACACGGCCGTCGCCGCGCACCCCGAGGTCGCCTACGTCGTCGTGACCGACGGCGAGGAGAAGCTCGTCGTCGCCGAACCGCTCGTCGGCAAGGCGCTCGGCGAGGGTTGGGAGACCACGGGCCAGACCTTCACGGGCAAGGAAATGGAGCGTTGGACCTACCAACGTCCGTTCGAGCTCGTGGAGTTCCCGGCCGAGGCGCATTTCGTCGTCAACGCCGAATACGTCACGACCGAGGACGGTACGGGCCTGGTCCACCAGTCCCCCGCCTTCGGTGAGGACGACCTCAAGGTCTGCCGCGCCTACGGCCTGCCCGTCGTGAACCCCGTCCGCCCGGACGGCACCTTCGAGGAGGACGTCCCCCTGGTCGGCGGCGTCTTCTTCAAGAAGGCGGACGAACGGCTCACCGAGGACCTCCAGCAGCGCGGCCTCCTCTTCAGGCACATCCCGTACGAGCACAGCTACCCGCACTGCTGGCGCTGCCACACCGCGCTCCTCTACTACGCGCAGCCGTCCTGGTACATCCGCACCACGGCCATCAAGGACCGTCTGCTGCAGGAGAACGAGAACACCAACTGGTTCCCGGACACGGTCAAGCACGGCCGCTACGGCGACTGGCTGAACAACAACATCGACTGGGCACTCTCCCGCAACCGCTACTGGGGCACCCCGCTGCCGATCTGGCGCTGCGAGGACGACCACCTCACCGTCGTCGGCTCCCGCGCGGAGCTCACCGAGCTGACCGGCACCGACCAGTCCGAACTCGACCCGCACCGCCCGTACATCGACGACGTCACCTTCGCCTGCCCCCAGTGCGCGAAGACGGCCACGCGCGTGCCGGAGGTCATCGACGCCTGGTACGACTCGGGTTCGATGCCGTTCGCGCAGTGGGGCTACCCGTACAAGAACAAGGAACTCTTCGAGGCCCGCTACCCGGCGCAGTTCATCTCCGAGGCCATCGACCAGACCCGCGGCTGGTTCTACACGCTGATGGCGATCGGCACGCTGGTCTTCGACAAGTCCAGTTACGAGAACGTCGTCTGCCTCGGCCACATCCTCGCCGAGGACGGCCGCAAGATGTCCAAGCACCTGGGCAACATCCTGCAGCCGATCCCGCTGATGGACCAGCACGGAGCGGACGCGGTCCGCTGGTTCATGGCGGCGGGCGGCTCCCCGTGGGCGGCACGCCGCGTGGGCCACGGCACCATCCAGGAGGTCGTCCGCAAGACGCTCCTCACGTACTGGAACACGGTCGCCTTCCAGGCCCTGTACGCGCGCACCTCCAACTGGGCGCCCAGCGAGGCGGATCCGGCCCCGGCCGACCGCCCGGTCCTGGACCGCTGGCTGCTGTCCGAACTGCACGCGCTCACGGACCAGGTGACCGAGTCCCTGGAGGCGTACGACACCCAGCGCGCAGGCAAGCTCCTGTCGGCGTTCGTCGACGACCTGTCCAACTGGTACGTGCGCCGCTCCCGTCGCCGCTTCTGGCAGGGCGACAAGGCGGCACTGCGCACCCTGCACGAGGTCGTCGAGACGGTCACCAAGCTGATGGCCCCGCTGACCCCGTTCATCACCGAGCGGGTGTGGCAGGACCTGATCGTGCCGGTCACCCCGGGCGCGCCCGAGTCCGTGCACCTCGCCGGCTGGCCGCAGACGGACCTGGCCTCGATCGACCCGGAGCTGTCGAAGCAGATGGTGCTGGTGCGCCGGCTCGTCGAGCTGGGCCGGGCCACGCGCGCGGAGTCGGGTGTGAAGACCCGGCAGCCGCTGTCCCGTGCACTCGTCGCCGCGACCGGCTTCGACACCCTCGACCGCGCACTGCACGCGCAGATCACGGAGGAGCTGAACGTCAGCTCGCTCGCGTCCCTGAGCGAGGTCGGCGGCAGCCTGGTCGACACGACCGCGAAGGCCAACTTCCGCGCCCTCGGCAAGCGTTTCGGCAAGCGCGTCCAGGACGTGGCCAAGGCCGTCGCGAACGCCGACGCGGCCGCGCTCTCGCTCGCGCTGCGCGAGGGCACGGCCTCGGTCGAGGTCGACGGCGAGACGATCACCCTCGCTCCCGACGAGGTGATCATCACGGAGACCCCGCGCGAGGGCTGGTCGGTGGCCTCCGACTCGGGTGCCACCGTCGCCCTCGACCTGGAGATCACCGAGGAACTGCGCCAGGCGGGCCTCGCCCGTGACGCGATCCGCCTGATCCAGGAGGCCCGCAAGAACAGCGGCCTCGACGTGGCCGACCGCATCGCGCTGCGCTGGACCTCGACCGACCCCGCGGTCATCGCGGCACTGAGCGAGCACGCGGGCCTGATCGCCGACGAGGTCCTGGCGACGGCCTTCTTGAATGAGCACAGCGCCCAGGGCGAGGCGGACGACACATACGGCGAGCCGTTCACCGACGAGGGCCTGTCGCTGACGTTCCGGCTCCGGAAGGTCTAG
- the lspA gene encoding signal peptidase II — MAEAERIIGTPDSPEAAGTEPEQGETARPRGRRRIAVLFAVAAFAYTLDLVSKMIVVAKLEHHAPIEIIGDWLKFEAIRNAGAAFGFGEAFTVIFTMIAAAVIVVIARLARKLYSVPWAIALGLLLGGALGNLTDRIFRSPGIFEGAVVDFISPKGFAVFNLADSAIVCGGILIVLLSFKGLDPDGTVHKD, encoded by the coding sequence GTGGCAGAGGCGGAACGCATCATCGGCACGCCGGATTCCCCAGAAGCGGCGGGGACCGAGCCGGAGCAGGGCGAGACCGCACGCCCCAGGGGCAGGCGCCGTATCGCCGTGCTGTTCGCGGTCGCCGCCTTCGCGTACACCCTCGACCTGGTCAGCAAGATGATCGTGGTCGCCAAGCTGGAGCATCACGCGCCGATCGAGATCATCGGGGACTGGCTGAAGTTCGAGGCGATCCGTAACGCGGGAGCGGCGTTCGGCTTCGGCGAGGCCTTCACGGTGATCTTCACCATGATCGCGGCGGCGGTGATCGTGGTGATCGCCCGCCTCGCCCGCAAGCTGTACAGCGTGCCCTGGGCGATCGCACTCGGCCTGCTGCTCGGCGGTGCGCTCGGCAACCTCACCGACCGGATCTTCCGCTCGCCCGGCATCTTCGAGGGCGCTGTCGTCGACTTCATCTCGCCCAAAGGCTTCGCCGTCTTCAACCTGGCCGACTCCGCGATCGTGTGCGGCGGCATCCTGATCGTGCTGCTGTCGTTCAAGGGGCTCGACCCGGACGGCACCGTCCACAAGGACTGA
- a CDS encoding RluA family pseudouridine synthase codes for MSTVPEIRTLPVPDGLEGERVDAAISRMFGFSRTKAAELAAAGKVTVDGSVVGKSERVHGGAWLEVEMPQAPAPVQIVAEPVEGMEIAYDDDDVVVIVKPVGVAAHPSPGWTGPTVIGGLAAAGYRISTSGAAERQGIVHRLDVGTSGLMAVAKSERAYTSLKRQFKERTVDKRYHTLVQGHPDPTSGTIDAPIGRHPNHDYKWAVTAEGKPSVTHYDLIEAFRAASLLDVKLETGRTHQIRVHMAAHRHPCVGDLTYGADPTLAKRLFLTRQWLHAVRLGFEHPGDGQWVEFESDYPADLQKALDQVREETYG; via the coding sequence GTGAGCACCGTTCCCGAGATCCGTACCCTGCCCGTGCCCGACGGCCTGGAGGGCGAGCGCGTCGACGCCGCCATCTCCCGCATGTTCGGCTTCTCCCGGACGAAGGCCGCCGAACTCGCCGCGGCGGGGAAGGTCACGGTCGACGGCTCGGTGGTCGGGAAGTCCGAGCGGGTGCACGGCGGGGCCTGGCTCGAGGTCGAGATGCCGCAGGCACCCGCGCCCGTGCAGATCGTCGCGGAGCCGGTCGAGGGCATGGAGATCGCGTACGACGACGATGACGTGGTCGTGATCGTCAAGCCCGTCGGTGTCGCCGCCCACCCCAGCCCCGGCTGGACCGGGCCGACCGTCATCGGCGGCCTCGCCGCGGCCGGCTACCGCATCTCCACCTCCGGTGCCGCCGAGCGCCAGGGCATCGTGCACCGGCTCGACGTCGGCACGTCCGGCCTGATGGCCGTGGCCAAGTCCGAGCGCGCGTACACGTCGCTCAAGCGCCAGTTCAAGGAGCGCACGGTCGACAAGCGCTACCACACGCTCGTGCAGGGCCACCCGGACCCGACCAGCGGCACCATCGACGCCCCCATCGGCCGCCACCCCAACCACGACTACAAGTGGGCGGTCACGGCCGAAGGCAAGCCGTCCGTCACGCACTACGACCTCATCGAGGCGTTCCGCGCGGCCTCCCTGCTCGACGTGAAGCTGGAGACCGGCCGCACCCACCAGATCCGCGTGCACATGGCCGCCCACCGCCACCCCTGCGTCGGCGACCTGACGTACGGCGCCGACCCGACGCTCGCCAAGCGGCTGTTCCTGACCCGGCAGTGGCTGCACGCCGTGCGGCTCGGCTTCGAGCACCCCGGCGACGGACAGTGGGTCGAGTTCGAGAGCGACTACCCGGCCGACCTGCAGAAGGCCCTCGACCAGGTCCGCGAGGAGACGTACGGATGA
- a CDS encoding cell division protein SepF — protein MAGAMRKMAVYLGLVEDDGYDGRGFDPDDDFEPELDPEPERDHRRHEPSHQSHVAHQSQRDEEVRIVQPPVSREPVARSASLGAESGRPARIAPVASITQERASLEKNAPVIMPKVVSEREPYRITTLHPRTYNEARTIGEHFREGTPVIMNLTEMDDTDAKRLVDFAAGLVFGLHGSIERVTQKVFLLSPANVDVTAEDKARIAEGGFFNQS, from the coding sequence ATGGCCGGCGCGATGCGCAAGATGGCGGTCTACCTCGGCCTCGTGGAGGACGATGGGTACGACGGCCGGGGATTCGACCCCGATGACGACTTCGAGCCCGAACTGGATCCCGAGCCCGAACGGGACCACCGGCGGCACGAGCCGTCCCACCAGTCGCACGTAGCACATCAGTCCCAAAGGGACGAAGAGGTGCGAATCGTGCAGCCGCCCGTGTCTCGCGAACCGGTAGCCCGTTCCGCTTCGCTAGGCGCGGAATCCGGCCGTCCGGCGCGCATCGCGCCCGTGGCGTCCATCACACAAGAACGCGCAAGCCTGGAGAAGAACGCACCGGTGATCATGCCCAAGGTCGTGTCGGAACGAGAGCCTTACCGGATCACCACGCTTCACCCGCGGACCTACAACGAGGCCCGTACCATCGGGGAACACTTCCGTGAGGGCACCCCGGTGATCATGAATCTGACTGAGATGGATGACACAGATGCGAAGCGACTTGTCGACTTTGCGGCTGGTTTGGTGTTTGGTCTTCACGGCAGCATCGAGCGGGTGACGCAGAAGGTGTTCCTGTTGTCGCCTGCTAACGTCGATGTCACGGCGGAGGACAAGGCCCGCATCGCAGAGGGCGGGTTCTTCAACCAGAGCTGA
- a CDS encoding YggS family pyridoxal phosphate-dependent enzyme — protein MTDRKDELAQNLAKVERRIAAACAAAGRKREEVTLIVVTKTYPASDVRILAELGVRHVAENRDQDAAPKATECSDLPLTWHFVGQLQTNKVRSVVGYAGLVQSVDRARLVTALSKEAVRQERELGCLIQVALDAEEPAAGGGGRGERGGVGPRGVEELGESVARAPGLRLDGLMTVAPLTGPYAGRELAAFERLMDLSTDLRRAHPAANMVSAGMSADLEQAVAAGATHVRVGTAVLGVRARLG, from the coding sequence ATGACGGACCGTAAGGACGAACTCGCCCAGAACCTGGCGAAGGTGGAGCGTCGCATCGCCGCCGCGTGCGCGGCCGCCGGCCGCAAGCGCGAGGAGGTGACCCTGATCGTGGTCACCAAGACGTATCCGGCGAGCGACGTGCGGATCCTGGCGGAACTCGGAGTGCGGCATGTGGCCGAGAACCGCGACCAGGACGCTGCCCCCAAGGCAACGGAATGTTCGGATCTGCCCCTGACTTGGCATTTTGTGGGTCAACTGCAGACCAACAAGGTTCGTTCCGTGGTCGGTTATGCCGGCCTGGTGCAGTCCGTCGACCGCGCCCGGCTCGTCACGGCGCTCTCGAAGGAGGCGGTGCGACAGGAGCGCGAACTCGGCTGCCTGATCCAGGTCGCGCTCGACGCGGAGGAGCCTGCGGCGGGAGGGGGCGGACGCGGGGAGCGCGGCGGCGTCGGGCCCCGCGGCGTCGAGGAGTTGGGCGAATCGGTGGCACGGGCGCCGGGGTTGCGACTGGACGGACTGATGACCGTCGCGCCGCTCACCGGCCCTTACGCGGGACGCGAACTGGCTGCATTCGAGCGGCTGATGGATTTGTCGACCGACCTGCGCCGAGCCCATCCGGCTGCGAACATGGTCTCGGCGGGAATGAGTGCGGACCTCGAACAGGCCGTGGCGGCCGGAGCGACACATGTACGCGTCGGTACCGCGGTACTCGGAGTCCGCGCCAGGCTCGGGTAA
- a CDS encoding GNAT family N-acetyltransferase, producing MTTHAYVVRVAEDPADQEMCFAVRKEVFVGEQGVPEDIEYDAYDAVAVHVLAVRADGVPLGTARLLHGERAAAKTDGDLTVGSLGRLAVTQQARGLGIGAALVRAVEDAARARGLAAVDLHAQTHALGFYERLGYEAYGPEYPEAGIPHRAMRRAL from the coding sequence ATGACCACGCACGCGTACGTGGTGCGCGTCGCCGAGGACCCCGCCGACCAGGAGATGTGCTTCGCGGTCCGCAAGGAGGTCTTCGTCGGCGAGCAGGGCGTGCCCGAGGACATCGAGTACGACGCGTACGACGCCGTGGCGGTGCATGTGCTGGCCGTGCGGGCGGACGGGGTGCCGCTCGGCACCGCGCGGCTGCTGCACGGGGAGCGGGCCGCGGCGAAGACCGACGGCGACCTGACGGTGGGTTCGCTCGGGCGGCTCGCGGTCACGCAGCAGGCGCGCGGGCTCGGCATCGGGGCGGCGCTGGTGCGCGCCGTCGAGGACGCGGCACGCGCGCGTGGGCTCGCGGCGGTGGATCTGCACGCGCAGACGCATGCGCTCGGGTTCTACGAGCGGCTCGGATACGAGGCGTACGGACCGGAGTACCCGGAGGCGGGCATCCCGCACCGGGCGATGCGGCGCGCCCTGTAG
- a CDS encoding TraR/DksA family transcriptional regulator produces the protein MVAKKTAVQQSASDGSPQASGGAAKDVSGKKSARGGAPARAGTTAAKSVKTVRGAAGGGGPGATKKAVPGKGKQSTTKKAVPGKQSTTKKATASKVTASKVTDSKASASRGEAAEEPERSTGAGKAVGGGKATGGKRAAAADKGVEKVGAAQKAGVKKAATKKSVTKKAASKRSAAKETVAKKAAGKEAAGKKTAVAEGAAEPGGVERRVGRKTAAGQDSDERDAGTKSATGAGAGETAGKKAAKRAAGKAGGVKSAGVKGAGGARGVEEGAAAKSLGRKRTARTVGAAEAAEQTGATTVVTKKTPGTATAAKTAVPKARLAAAEPGELAVRPGEEPWTPQEVEEARAELLSEGQRLRDEITASESAVAGLMRDSGDGAGDDQADTGTKNITREHELALAANAREMLLQTEHAMQRLDAGTYGLCENCGNAIGKARMQAFPRATLCVECKQKQERRY, from the coding sequence ATGGTGGCGAAGAAGACCGCCGTACAGCAGTCGGCGTCCGACGGGTCCCCCCAGGCCTCCGGCGGTGCGGCCAAGGATGTGAGCGGGAAGAAGAGCGCGCGGGGAGGGGCCCCGGCGCGTGCGGGCACGACGGCCGCGAAGTCGGTGAAGACGGTGCGGGGAGCCGCCGGCGGTGGGGGGCCGGGGGCCACGAAGAAGGCGGTTCCGGGGAAGGGGAAGCAGAGCACCACCAAGAAGGCGGTTCCGGGAAAGCAGAGCACCACCAAGAAGGCGACCGCCTCCAAAGTGACCGCCTCCAAGGTGACCGACTCCAAGGCGTCTGCGTCGAGAGGTGAGGCCGCGGAGGAGCCTGAGAGATCCACGGGCGCGGGGAAGGCGGTCGGTGGAGGCAAGGCCACAGGCGGCAAGAGGGCGGCGGCCGCCGACAAGGGTGTCGAGAAGGTGGGGGCTGCGCAGAAGGCCGGGGTGAAGAAGGCGGCCACCAAGAAGTCGGTCACCAAGAAGGCGGCTTCGAAGAGGTCTGCCGCGAAGGAGACGGTCGCGAAGAAGGCGGCCGGCAAGGAGGCCGCGGGCAAGAAGACCGCCGTCGCGGAAGGCGCCGCCGAACCGGGCGGTGTCGAGCGACGTGTCGGTAGGAAGACCGCGGCCGGGCAGGACTCGGACGAGCGGGACGCGGGAACGAAGAGCGCGACGGGTGCAGGGGCCGGGGAAACCGCGGGCAAGAAGGCTGCGAAGCGGGCGGCCGGGAAAGCCGGGGGCGTGAAGAGCGCGGGAGTGAAGGGTGCGGGTGGGGCGCGGGGCGTGGAAGAGGGCGCGGCCGCGAAGAGTCTGGGTAGGAAGCGTACGGCCAGGACGGTGGGTGCGGCGGAGGCCGCGGAGCAGACGGGAGCCACGACAGTGGTTACGAAGAAGACTCCAGGCACGGCCACAGCGGCGAAGACCGCCGTACCCAAGGCGCGGCTCGCCGCGGCGGAGCCGGGCGAGCTCGCGGTTCGCCCCGGTGAGGAGCCCTGGACCCCTCAGGAGGTCGAGGAGGCGCGTGCCGAGCTGCTGTCCGAGGGGCAGCGGCTGCGCGACGAGATCACCGCGTCCGAGAGCGCCGTCGCCGGCCTGATGCGGGACTCCGGGGACGGCGCGGGCGACGACCAGGCGGACACCGGCACCAAGAACATCACGCGAGAGCACGAGCTGGCGCTCGCGGCCAACGCGCGCGAGATGCTCCTGCAGACCGAGCACGCCATGCAACGGCTGGACGCCGGCACCTACGGGCTGTGCGAGAACTGCGGCAACGCCATCGGCAAGGCCCGCATGCAGGCATTCCCCCGGGCCACCCTGTGTGTCGAGTGCAAGCAGAAGCAGGAACGCCGGTACTGA